In Pochonia chlamydosporia 170 chromosome 3, whole genome shotgun sequence, the following are encoded in one genomic region:
- a CDS encoding ATP-dependent RNA helicase DBP10 (similar to Coccidioides immitis RS XP_001246454.1), which yields MPRRAASPAASEPELDILGSLYPGEDGDDNQGFAAGKDADFDDILNDPEGAEDGGDEAFIALQQAASYRKASNLKGRTVKKGGGFQAMGLNANLLKAITRKGFSVPTPIQRKTIPLVLDRKDVVGMARTGSGKTGAFVIPMIEKLRAHSARFGSRALIMSPSRELAIQTLKVVKEFARGTDLKAVLLVGGDSLEEQFGYMAANPDIVIATPGRFLHLKVEMSLDLSSIKYVVFDEADRLFEMGFAAQLTEILHALPPSRQTLLFSATLPASLVEFARAGLQDPSLVRLDAETKVSPDLESAFFSIKGAEKEGALLHILHDVIKMPMGTPESASKDGEKGSKKRKRGETGGGKPTEHSTIVFTATKHHVEYLANVLHEAGFAVSHVYGSLDQTARRNQVEDFRRGKTNILVVTDVAARGIDIPVLANVINYDFPSQPKIFVHRVGRTARAGQRGWSYSLVRDMDAPYLLDLQLFLGRRLVLGQEGDEPSFASDIIVGSLKRDMVEANVEWMNKLLREDVDINTLRGVAAKAEKLYLKTRNSASSQSAKRSREIAASTGWSQLHRLFGDDVDGMEQARADMLARISSFKPQETIFEISHTDKSHSEAAEVMKQLRKKITPKNRQPQKQESDIEDDDIPTNPNGNDMDVDSDEAASDDEAPDAEEPNGWEDDDDELEVTVSNTGAKKGKTDWRDSEVFMSYTPRTHNAAEERGYGVHSGGFVEAARDVTMDLTNDETAKSFGQPSRSKMRWDAKSKKYVSRDNDEDGSKGSKMITGESGVKIAATFQSGRYDKWKRAQRVRSLPRVGEAEKPGTTQGLPSGVRYKHKLDKAPKEADKYRDDFHVRKKRVDEAREKRQGRFRDGMGSKKELKGAHDIRKERQEKEKKRLKNARPAKKK from the coding sequence GCCTCAATGCAAACCTCTTAAAAGCCATCACACGAAAAGGCTTCTCAGTTCCTACACCCATTCAAAGAAAGACGATCCCCCTTGTACTGGACCGAAAAGATGTCGTCGGCATGGCGAGAACTGGTTCCGGAAAGACTGGCGCTTTCGTCATTCCCATGATTGAGAAACTCCGTGCACACAGCGCCCGCTTCGGCAGCAGAGCTCTCATCATGTCACCGTCTCGAGAATTGGCTATACAGACTCTCAAGGTTGTCAAGGAATTTGCCAGGGGAACTGACCTCAAGGctgtgcttcttgttggcggTGACAGCTTGGAGGAGCAGTTCGGCTACATGGCGGCAAACCCTGATATCGTTATTGCCACACCCGGTCGTTTCCTACACTTGAAAGTTGAAATGTCCTTGGATTTATCGTCTATCAAGTACGTTGTGTTCGATGAAGCTGATCGACTCTTCGAAATGGGTTTCGCAGCCCAGCTTACCGAAATTCTGCACGCCCTGCCACCCTCCCGGCAAACACTGCTCTTCTCTGCCACCCTCCCCGCTTCATTAGTCGAGTTTGCTAGAGCCGGCTTGCAAGATCCCAGCCTCGTTAGATTGGACGCTGAAACTAAGGTATCACCCGACTTGGAAAGTGCCTTCTTCTCTATCAAAGGTGCAGAGAAAGAAGGTGCTTTGTTACACATTCTTCACGATGTCATCAAAATGCCCATGGGTACCCCTGAGAGCGCAAGCAAGGATGGTGAGAAGGGATCGAAAAAACGAAAGAGGGGCGAGACCGGTGGTGGAAAACCTACGGAACATTCAACCATCGTCTTCACAGCTACTAAACACCATGTCGAATATCTCGCAAATGTTCTTCACGAGGCAGGATTCGCTGTATCACATGTGTACGGCTCACTCGACCAGACAGCCCGAAGAAACCAGGTTGAAGATTTTCGACGAGGCAAAACAAATATCCTCGTTGTCACTGACGTGGCGGCCCGAGGTATCGATATCCCTGTTCTTGCCAACGTTATCAACTACGACTTCCCGTCGCAACCCAAAATTTTTGTGCACCGAGTCGGTCGAACGGCCCGTGCCGGGCAAAGAGGTTGGAGTTATAGCTTGGTCAGGGACATGGACGCACCGTACCTGCTGGACTTACAGCTCTTTTTGGGCAGAAGACTCGTTTTGGGTCAGGAAGGTGATGAACCTTCATTTGCATCCGATATTATCGTGGGATCCTTGAAACGAGACATGGTTGAAGCCAACGTTGAGTGGATGAACAAGCTTCTCCgtgaagatgttgacatcaacaCACTCCGCggtgttgctgccaaggccgAAAAGCTATACCTCAAGACCCGAAACTCAGCCTCCAGCCAAAGCGCCAAACGTTCAAGAGAAATCGCAGCATCAACGGGATGGAGTCAGCTTCACAGGTTGTTCGGcgacgatgtcgatggcaTGGAGCAAGCACGCGCCGACATGCTCGCCCGAATCAGTAGCTTCAAACCTCAGGAAACAATTTTCGAAATCAGCCATACCGATAAATCTCACTCCGAAGCAGCAGAAGTAATGAAACAGCTCCGAAAGAAAATCACACCCAAGAACAGACAGCCGCAGAAACAAGAAAGCGACATCGAGGACGACGACATCCCCACGAACCCCAACGGCAACGACATGGATGTGGACTCTGACGAAGCAGCCTCTGACGATGAAGCACCGGACGCAGAAGAACCCAACGGctgggaagacgacgacgacgagctAGAAGTAACAGTCTCCAACACAGGCgccaaaaagggcaaaacAGACTGGCGCGACTCCGAAGTCTTCATGAGCTACACCCCTCGCACGCACAACGCCGCCGAGGAGCGCGGCTACGGCGTCCACTCTGGCGGATTCGTCGAAGCAGCCCGCGACGTAACCATGGACCTGACAAACGACGAAACCGCCAAATCCTTCGGCCAGCCTTCCCGCTCCAAGATGCGCTGGGacgccaagtccaagaagTACGTGTCCCGGGACAACGACGAGGACGGCTCCAAGGGCAGCAAGATGATTACCGGAGAGTCCGGCGTCAAGATTGCCGCTACATTCCAATCCGGGCGGTACGATAAATGGAAGAGGGCGCAGAGAGTCCGATCACTGCCCAGAGTgggagaggcagagaagcCAGGCACCACGCAGGGACTGCCCAGCGGCGTACGGTACAAGCACAAGTTGGATAAGGCGCCCAAGGAGGCAGATAAGTATAGGGATGATTTCCACGTCCGCAAGAAGAGAGTGGATGAGGCGAGAGAGAAGCGACAGGGTAGATTTAGGGATGGCATGGGCAGTAAGAAGGAACTCAAGGGGGCGCATGATATCCGCAAGGAGagacaagaaaaggagaagaagaggcttAAGAACGCTAGACCtgcaaagaagaagtag